The Mycobacterium seoulense genome has a window encoding:
- a CDS encoding ESX secretion-associated protein EspG, which translates to MSGPLTPGLAGLDDVVGVEVTVDGMLVIADRLHLVDFPTALGIRPNIPQEELRDLVWDQVQRDLTAQGVLDHRGQPHPAVAAMVDTISRPDRSLECRWWRRDLGGAMVRFAVCRKGERHVIAVRDGDLVVLQLVAPQVGLAGMVTTVLGPATPANVEPLTGVAAELAGCTTAGQLVQHGASPVSARVYAEIISDPSSWVEIIASQRHPGGTSTHTEVAAGVLDSAHGRLVSLPRRVGGELYGSFLSGTQENLQRALDGLVEFLPAGAWFDRVEASAGG; encoded by the coding sequence ATGTCCGGTCCCCTCACTCCCGGCCTTGCGGGCCTCGACGATGTCGTCGGGGTGGAGGTGACCGTCGACGGCATGCTGGTGATCGCCGACCGGCTGCACCTGGTCGACTTCCCGACGGCGCTCGGGATCCGTCCGAACATCCCTCAAGAGGAATTGCGGGATCTCGTCTGGGATCAGGTGCAGCGCGACCTCACCGCGCAGGGGGTGCTGGACCACCGGGGCCAACCCCACCCGGCAGTGGCAGCGATGGTCGACACGATCAGCAGGCCCGACCGCAGCCTCGAGTGCCGTTGGTGGCGGCGCGATCTCGGCGGCGCCATGGTGCGTTTTGCGGTGTGCCGCAAGGGTGAACGCCACGTCATCGCCGTGCGTGACGGCGACCTGGTGGTGCTGCAATTGGTGGCCCCGCAAGTAGGGCTGGCCGGCATGGTGACGACCGTGCTCGGCCCGGCCACGCCCGCCAACGTCGAGCCGCTCACCGGTGTCGCGGCCGAGCTGGCCGGATGCACGACCGCCGGCCAACTGGTCCAGCACGGCGCCTCGCCGGTATCGGCCCGCGTCTACGCCGAAATCATCAGCGATCCAAGTAGTTGGGTGGAGATCATCGCCAGCCAGCGCCACCCGGGAGGAACGTCCACGCATACCGAGGTCGCCGCCGGTGTCCTCGACTCGGCGCACGGCAGGCTGGTATCGCTCCCCCGCCGCGTCGGTGGCGAGCTCTACGGCAGCTTCCTGTCCGGCACCCAAGAAAACCTGCAGCGCGCGCTGGACGGCCTCGTGGAGTTCCTCCCGGCGGGCGCGTGGTTCGACCGCGTCGAAGCCTCCGCCGGGGGCTGA
- a CDS encoding type VII secretion target, with protein sequence MATLNVDENYLEKLATKQGQAATKAAEAASAASNTETAVWVTHGVISGASNGAFVTAEKQRRGAGQNIGQHASDLAAKLRVAKQTYGGVDEELSDNLNKQMRDS encoded by the coding sequence ATGGCAACGTTGAACGTCGACGAAAACTATCTCGAGAAATTGGCGACAAAACAGGGGCAAGCCGCCACCAAGGCCGCCGAAGCGGCGTCGGCCGCGAGCAACACCGAGACCGCGGTGTGGGTAACGCACGGCGTGATCAGCGGAGCGTCCAACGGCGCGTTCGTCACCGCCGAGAAGCAGCGCCGCGGCGCGGGCCAGAACATCGGGCAGCACGCGTCGGATCTGGCCGCGAAGTTGCGCGTCGCCAAGCAAACGTACGGCGGCGTCGACGAAGAGTTGAGCGACAACCTCAACAAGCAGATGCGCGATAGCTGA
- a CDS encoding MinD/ParA family ATP-binding protein, with the protein MNERDEFLRDRLRPPGGAPPPPPGPAAMSAPPPPHPVGQRAAPRPPSAFPPPAPPQRPPAPQQRPPAPSQPAPPPAFPRPPAMSTPQEVSAAAAAPPATLAAAPPATTGLDVMPDRGWRRMLRRMTFGLVKLGPSPAQQREAQFEAAIRTRLVGNYKVGVLGKGGVGKTSVAASVGSLFAELRRQDHVVAIDADTAFGRLSSRIDPGASGSFWELTADKNLQSFSDVVARVGRNSAGLHVLGGEPASGPRRVLDPAIYREAALRLDRHFAISVIDCGSTMDAPVTQEALRDLDALIVVSSPWADGANAAARTLEWLADQGFTSLLQNSVVVLNDSDGHADKRTRALLAREFIDHGRPVIEVPFDPHLRPGGVIDVSHEMASATRRKFLEVTATIAGYFAAEDRRTG; encoded by the coding sequence ATGAACGAGCGCGACGAATTCCTGCGGGACCGTCTGCGGCCCCCGGGCGGCGCGCCGCCGCCCCCACCCGGGCCCGCGGCCATGAGTGCGCCGCCTCCGCCGCATCCGGTCGGCCAGCGCGCCGCACCGCGGCCCCCGTCGGCTTTCCCGCCCCCGGCGCCTCCGCAGCGCCCACCCGCACCGCAGCAGCGCCCACCCGCACCGTCCCAGCCGGCGCCGCCGCCGGCTTTCCCGCGCCCGCCCGCGATGTCGACCCCGCAGGAGGTCTCGGCGGCCGCCGCGGCGCCACCGGCCACCCTTGCGGCGGCGCCACCGGCCACGACGGGCTTGGACGTCATGCCCGACCGCGGCTGGCGGCGCATGCTGCGGCGCATGACCTTTGGCCTCGTCAAGCTGGGCCCGTCGCCCGCACAACAGCGGGAAGCCCAGTTCGAGGCGGCCATCCGGACCCGCCTTGTCGGCAACTACAAGGTCGGCGTCCTGGGCAAGGGTGGCGTAGGGAAAACGTCGGTGGCCGCCAGCGTCGGATCGCTGTTCGCCGAACTCCGAAGGCAAGACCATGTCGTGGCCATCGACGCCGATACCGCCTTCGGCCGGCTCAGCAGCCGAATCGACCCGGGCGCCTCGGGGTCGTTCTGGGAACTGACCGCGGACAAGAACCTGCAGTCCTTCAGTGATGTGGTTGCCCGGGTGGGCCGTAACTCCGCCGGGCTGCACGTGCTCGGCGGCGAGCCCGCGTCCGGCCCGCGCCGGGTGCTCGACCCGGCGATCTACCGGGAGGCCGCGCTGCGCCTCGACCGGCATTTCGCGATCTCGGTCATCGACTGCGGCTCGACGATGGACGCCCCGGTCACCCAGGAGGCGCTGCGCGATTTGGACGCGCTGATCGTGGTCTCCTCCCCGTGGGCGGACGGGGCGAATGCGGCCGCCAGGACCCTGGAGTGGCTGGCCGATCAGGGCTTTACATCGCTGCTGCAGAACAGCGTCGTCGTGCTCAACGATTCCGACGGCCACGCCGACAAGCGCACGCGGGCGTTGCTGGCCCGCGAGTTCATCGATCACGGCCGGCCGGTGATCGAAGTGCCGTTCGACCCGCACCTGCGGCCGGGCGGCGTCATCGATGTGAGCCACGAAATGGCCTCCGCGACGCGCCGGAAATTCCTCGAGGTCACGGCGACGATCGCCGGATACTTCGCGGCCGAGGATCGGCGGACGGGCTAG
- the sigI gene encoding RNA polymerase sigma factor SigI: protein MNESQSAGDQVAEAWRQHRPYLVNLAYQMLGDVGDAEDVVQEVFLRFSRADVSEIEEVRGWLTVVASRLCLDQVRSARARYERPGEVQDLPAPQRSDPADRVTLDDEIRTALLEVLRRLSPAERVAFVLHDVFGVPFDSISETVGRPVGTCRQLARRARAKFLAAQPKTNSVASAEHQLVTDKFITACANGDITALAAVLDPTVWGVGTILADPAPPPQINHGPQAVATNLLRYLWPGVTLVVGPAGGPALLAFSGRRLFAVIVLTIRGSRVVKIEAIADPSARAGQVAEKA, encoded by the coding sequence ATGAACGAGTCGCAGTCAGCGGGCGACCAGGTCGCCGAGGCCTGGCGTCAGCACCGCCCGTATCTGGTCAACCTTGCCTACCAAATGCTCGGGGATGTCGGTGACGCCGAAGACGTTGTGCAGGAAGTCTTCCTGCGGTTCTCGCGAGCCGACGTCAGCGAGATCGAGGAGGTCCGAGGCTGGCTGACGGTGGTGGCAAGTCGGCTCTGCCTCGACCAGGTGCGCTCGGCCCGCGCCCGCTACGAACGCCCGGGTGAGGTCCAAGATCTGCCCGCGCCCCAGCGCTCCGACCCGGCGGACCGCGTCACCCTCGACGACGAGATCCGTACCGCGCTGCTCGAAGTCTTGCGCAGGCTCAGCCCCGCGGAACGGGTCGCCTTCGTGCTGCACGACGTCTTCGGCGTCCCATTCGACTCGATCTCCGAAACCGTGGGGCGCCCCGTCGGCACCTGCCGTCAGCTGGCGCGGCGTGCGCGCGCTAAATTCCTTGCTGCGCAACCTAAAACCAACTCGGTGGCGTCTGCCGAGCATCAGCTCGTCACCGACAAATTCATCACCGCGTGCGCCAACGGTGACATCACGGCGTTAGCCGCCGTGCTGGACCCGACGGTGTGGGGCGTGGGCACGATCCTCGCCGACCCCGCGCCGCCGCCGCAGATCAACCACGGGCCACAGGCGGTGGCGACCAACCTGCTGCGCTACCTGTGGCCGGGCGTGACACTGGTCGTCGGCCCCGCCGGGGGGCCGGCCCTGTTGGCGTTCAGCGGCCGCCGGCTTTTCGCGGTCATCGTGCTCACCATCCGCGGGTCCCGCGTGGTCAAGATCGAGGCCATCGCCGACCCGTCGGCGCGGGCGGGCCAGGTGGCCGAGAAGGCCTAG
- a CDS encoding EspA/EspE family type VII secretion system effector, giving the protein MSRLAGIHDLAYCFTRLQAGGGAAYSGDWLGLGANLGALAGKAMWYGRNQIKVLADALKTQGTKTLPTPTAIIDVAMVAISAVDLLNGFWTPDKGASFTSGADKYETVYLYLNEAAPDPRDWSGDAAKAYADATAALQALVQTMQDLDKKMQTLMADQGSEVAKAHNCIAMTLLGLVIAQGIALALYLIPVVGHEISAAWQIIAAFAACATVLAFEMFTLSNSMSLSSQIHAVALEYGVVAEKAIPTSSFARIEVKGAEETTAGDFKAISASMSAFTAAPTVASLARLAPTTGDSPEERGVLGALKSDGATPVETAAAAATPAATAPTLSQVAQASGQLAQMSGQISQPMNFVNQMMGQVQQLASTGQQRQGATPPVETATEEPAPAGATSAGNGDGAGSGTAGAERAPVDGAAVGDQAAHAPGGPQRVF; this is encoded by the coding sequence GTGAGTCGTCTTGCAGGTATTCACGATCTGGCCTACTGCTTCACCCGGCTACAGGCCGGTGGGGGTGCCGCATATTCGGGGGACTGGCTGGGCCTGGGAGCGAACTTGGGCGCGCTCGCCGGAAAAGCGATGTGGTACGGCAGGAACCAGATCAAGGTCCTCGCGGACGCGCTGAAAACCCAGGGCACCAAGACACTGCCGACACCGACCGCGATCATCGACGTCGCGATGGTGGCGATCTCGGCCGTCGACCTTCTCAATGGGTTCTGGACCCCCGACAAGGGTGCCTCATTCACCAGCGGCGCTGACAAATACGAGACCGTCTACCTCTACCTGAACGAAGCCGCCCCCGACCCCCGGGACTGGAGCGGGGACGCGGCAAAGGCGTACGCCGACGCGACCGCGGCACTGCAGGCACTCGTGCAGACGATGCAGGATCTGGACAAGAAGATGCAGACCCTCATGGCCGACCAAGGCTCCGAGGTCGCCAAGGCGCACAACTGCATCGCGATGACGCTGCTGGGCCTCGTCATCGCCCAGGGCATTGCCCTGGCGCTCTACCTCATCCCGGTCGTCGGCCACGAAATCTCCGCGGCGTGGCAGATCATTGCCGCCTTCGCGGCATGCGCCACCGTCTTGGCGTTCGAGATGTTCACGCTGTCCAACTCGATGTCGCTGTCGAGCCAGATCCACGCGGTCGCCCTGGAGTACGGCGTGGTCGCCGAGAAGGCGATCCCCACCAGCTCGTTCGCTCGGATTGAGGTGAAGGGGGCCGAGGAGACCACGGCGGGCGACTTCAAGGCCATCTCCGCCAGCATGTCGGCCTTCACCGCCGCGCCCACGGTCGCCTCCTTGGCCAGGCTGGCGCCGACGACCGGCGATTCACCGGAGGAACGCGGCGTCCTCGGTGCGCTCAAGAGCGACGGCGCGACACCCGTCGAAACCGCCGCGGCGGCCGCGACACCGGCGGCGACAGCGCCCACCCTGAGCCAGGTCGCTCAGGCGTCCGGGCAGCTGGCGCAGATGTCCGGGCAAATCTCTCAGCCGATGAACTTCGTCAACCAGATGATGGGGCAGGTCCAACAACTCGCCTCCACGGGTCAACAGCGCCAGGGGGCAACGCCGCCCGTCGAGACTGCCACCGAGGAGCCCGCCCCGGCGGGGGCCACCTCGGCGGGTAACGGCGACGGGGCGGGGTCGGGCACGGCCGGCGCCGAGCGCGCACCGGTCGACGGCGCTGCGGTCGGTGACCAAGCTGCGCATGCGCCGGGCGGGCCGCAGCGCGTCTTTTAG
- a CDS encoding NAD(P)H-binding protein → MTIVVTGATGNVGRPLVEALAAAGVSVRAVTRAPETAGLPPRVELVGSAAEALPGASAVFLNSRALGDDLEPVVAQCVRAGVTKLVALSAINADDDFSRQPSRFRGDRNKEVEQLAVDSGLAWVSLRPTVFATNFAGMWSPQIRVADVVFGPYASASTAPIVEADIAEVAARALLTDELVGQRIPLTGPQAFTNSELVGLIGTALGRPLQYREIPSDAVRQRFIGLGFSADFADAYIGMLGATLDTPALVTHDVEKILGRPALPFAQWVAEHRGVFARAQ, encoded by the coding sequence ATGACCATCGTGGTAACCGGGGCGACCGGAAACGTCGGGCGCCCTCTCGTCGAAGCGCTCGCCGCCGCTGGAGTATCGGTGCGGGCGGTGACCCGCGCGCCGGAAACGGCGGGGCTTCCCCCGCGCGTGGAACTGGTCGGCTCGGCGGCCGAGGCCCTGCCCGGCGCTTCGGCGGTGTTCCTCAACTCGCGGGCCCTGGGTGACGACCTGGAACCCGTGGTTGCCCAGTGCGTGCGCGCCGGGGTCACCAAGCTGGTGGCCCTCTCGGCGATCAACGCCGACGACGACTTCTCCCGCCAACCATCCCGCTTCCGCGGGGACCGCAACAAGGAGGTCGAACAGCTCGCCGTCGACTCCGGGCTGGCCTGGGTGAGCCTGCGGCCGACGGTCTTCGCGACCAACTTCGCCGGCATGTGGTCACCGCAGATCCGCGTGGCCGACGTGGTTTTCGGGCCGTACGCCTCGGCTTCGACCGCGCCGATCGTGGAAGCCGACATTGCGGAGGTGGCGGCGCGGGCGCTGCTCACCGATGAGCTTGTCGGGCAGCGCATCCCGCTGACCGGTCCGCAGGCGTTCACCAACTCGGAGCTGGTCGGGCTCATCGGCACCGCGCTGGGTCGACCGCTGCAGTATCGCGAAATCCCGAGCGACGCGGTGCGTCAACGTTTTATCGGCCTGGGCTTCAGCGCGGACTTCGCCGACGCCTACATCGGCATGCTCGGCGCGACGCTCGACACCCCCGCGCTGGTCACCCACGACGTGGAGAAGATCCTCGGGCGGCCGGCGCTCCCGTTCGCCCAGTGGGTTGCCGAGCACCGCGGCGTTTTCGCCCGCGCGCAGTAG
- the espM gene encoding ESX-1 type VII secretion system transcriptional regulator EspM has translation MPRAESTAEHALLVVHSGDTSHAIPPGQGVVTIGRDAQADVRIEDLPIAAEHFQAEAVDGSWRIIDTGPNGMFVDGQRTSSVTVTDKTTVRLGDPATGELLTFEVVKPSTAAGRPGAQRPGAGKPDPGMARAGAAAAARRRELGISQRSLAADGIINAGALIAFEKGRSWPRERTQAKLEQVLQWPEGTIARIRRGQQDAGEAITRDGAAEAAKAPTQTTQSDAPASLIAQAIVAAVDGCVLAIGALPPADDPEFTERATPILADLRQLEAIAVRATRISRITPELIRALGTVRRHYDQLMTLGATAPGAPLAQRLYAARRRANLSPAETAEAAGVTEEMIVRAEADEAVPAAVADAIETLIGHIH, from the coding sequence ATGCCACGCGCCGAATCGACTGCCGAGCACGCGCTACTGGTCGTGCACAGCGGTGACACCTCACATGCGATCCCGCCGGGGCAGGGTGTGGTAACGATCGGCCGCGACGCGCAGGCCGACGTGCGGATCGAAGATCTCCCGATCGCTGCGGAGCACTTTCAGGCCGAGGCCGTCGACGGTTCATGGCGGATCATCGACACGGGTCCGAACGGGATGTTCGTCGACGGACAACGGACGAGTTCGGTGACCGTGACGGACAAGACAACAGTCCGGCTCGGAGATCCCGCCACCGGCGAGCTCCTGACGTTTGAAGTCGTCAAACCCTCGACTGCCGCTGGACGCCCCGGCGCGCAGAGGCCCGGCGCGGGCAAACCGGATCCGGGGATGGCGCGTGCCGGCGCGGCCGCCGCCGCGCGCCGGCGTGAGCTGGGAATCAGCCAACGCAGCCTGGCGGCCGACGGGATCATCAATGCGGGCGCGCTCATCGCTTTCGAAAAGGGGCGCAGTTGGCCGCGCGAGCGAACCCAGGCCAAGCTCGAACAGGTTCTGCAATGGCCCGAGGGGACCATCGCGCGGATCCGCCGCGGGCAGCAGGACGCCGGCGAAGCGATCACCCGCGACGGGGCGGCCGAGGCCGCCAAGGCGCCGACCCAGACCACTCAGTCCGATGCCCCGGCATCGCTGATCGCGCAGGCGATCGTCGCCGCCGTGGACGGCTGCGTCCTTGCCATCGGGGCCTTACCGCCGGCCGACGACCCCGAGTTCACCGAGCGGGCGACGCCGATCCTCGCCGACCTGCGCCAGCTCGAGGCGATCGCCGTGCGGGCGACCCGCATCAGCCGGATCACCCCCGAGCTGATCCGAGCCTTGGGCACGGTTCGCCGGCACTACGACCAACTGATGACGCTCGGCGCCACCGCCCCGGGTGCCCCGCTGGCGCAACGCCTGTATGCGGCGAGGCGCAGGGCGAACCTCTCCCCCGCGGAAACCGCCGAAGCGGCCGGGGTCACCGAAGAAATGATCGTGCGCGCAGAGGCCGACGAAGCGGTGCCCGCCGCGGTCGCCGACGCGATAGAAACGCTCATCGGCCACATCCACTGA
- a CDS encoding EspA/EspE family type VII secretion system effector — protein sequence MSVFVQAARIIGSLTGLGQQAAGLGVSGTSGMSAEYIAGMGTSGGADLGSLVMVGVQRGVRNHFANMTQAQKYVAGNRMGGASGMKKFQQGLSIISITLTIVEMMELTIGFGEPTEGDELNVGAQQFTALSQQLKSALPDDRWEGSGSEAYAELDAALDNMAQTMASLDVQLASLVNDQAEWVTHARLGFGILKDILLAALIIELVMTVAVPAPTGPAAAKAFAIAVATLGLGVATGFLGTLTYFSVDNGKKAEALASRYTELAAGTVQTGSDAKAKVARSEATTVSSFDAISNSMSGMSALSTPSTLTSAPGAANGSEDERAPLAAQMSASEFPGDDVGQAQDKTTPDKTTPPPPATTMPTVAQLSAMSGQAAKVSSQLSQPAQLVNQAMGQLQQMVQMAQQGQGAAAPAEETATDEAALVGDVEGAGAGAGAAGAERAPVEAAVAGAEPMQPPTPVERVI from the coding sequence ATGTCTGTATTTGTACAAGCCGCCAGGATCATCGGCTCCTTGACCGGGCTAGGTCAGCAAGCCGCCGGCCTCGGCGTCAGCGGCACCTCCGGAATGAGCGCTGAATATATTGCGGGAATGGGCACCAGCGGAGGCGCCGATTTGGGGTCCCTCGTGATGGTCGGCGTGCAGCGGGGGGTGAGAAATCACTTCGCCAACATGACCCAGGCTCAAAAATATGTCGCGGGAAACCGCATGGGCGGCGCCTCGGGCATGAAGAAATTTCAACAAGGGCTCAGCATCATCTCCATCACCCTCACCATCGTCGAGATGATGGAGCTGACGATCGGGTTCGGTGAACCAACCGAAGGCGACGAGCTCAATGTCGGCGCTCAGCAATTCACCGCACTCTCCCAGCAGCTGAAGTCCGCCCTTCCGGACGACCGCTGGGAGGGTTCGGGGTCGGAAGCCTATGCCGAGCTGGATGCGGCGCTGGACAACATGGCGCAAACAATGGCCTCGCTGGACGTCCAGTTGGCATCCCTGGTGAATGATCAGGCCGAATGGGTCACTCACGCGCGCTTGGGCTTCGGGATATTGAAGGACATACTTCTAGCCGCTCTGATCATTGAATTGGTCATGACTGTTGCGGTGCCCGCCCCGACCGGCCCCGCCGCCGCTAAAGCCTTCGCCATTGCGGTGGCCACACTCGGGCTCGGTGTGGCCACAGGATTCCTCGGCACCCTGACCTATTTCTCGGTGGACAATGGGAAGAAAGCAGAGGCGCTGGCCAGTCGGTACACGGAGCTGGCCGCGGGCACCGTGCAGACAGGTTCGGACGCAAAGGCCAAGGTGGCGAGGTCCGAAGCAACCACGGTTTCGAGCTTCGACGCCATCTCCAACAGCATGTCCGGGATGTCCGCTTTGTCCACCCCGTCGACCCTCACGTCGGCGCCCGGAGCCGCCAATGGTTCGGAGGACGAACGCGCGCCCCTAGCCGCGCAAATGAGCGCGAGTGAATTCCCCGGCGACGACGTGGGCCAGGCACAGGATAAAACGACGCCCGATAAGACCACGCCGCCCCCGCCCGCGACCACGATGCCCACCGTGGCCCAGCTGTCCGCGATGTCGGGTCAAGCCGCGAAGGTCTCGAGCCAACTGTCGCAGCCCGCGCAGCTGGTCAACCAGGCGATGGGTCAGCTGCAGCAGATGGTCCAAATGGCCCAGCAGGGCCAGGGCGCCGCGGCGCCCGCCGAAGAGACCGCGACCGACGAGGCCGCGCTCGTGGGTGACGTGGAGGGCGCCGGGGCGGGGGCCGGTGCGGCGGGTGCCGAACGTGCACCGGTCGAGGCCGCCGTGGCCGGCGCCGAACCGATGCAGCCGCCAACCCCCGTCGAGCGAGTCATCTGA
- a CDS encoding ESX-1 secretion-associated protein has product MADVTVTPVHLEQLATTQDQASTQAGTAASAASGLEVDVWVTHGVVSWYSNLAFTKAADARKSTGDAMSKASTELADKLRTAKRVYASADEQAGKNIDKQVLDS; this is encoded by the coding sequence ATGGCCGATGTAACCGTCACACCAGTACACCTAGAGCAACTGGCCACAACGCAGGACCAAGCCTCGACGCAAGCCGGGACCGCGGCCTCGGCGGCCTCTGGTCTCGAGGTCGACGTCTGGGTGACTCACGGCGTGGTCAGCTGGTACTCAAACCTCGCCTTCACCAAGGCCGCAGATGCCCGGAAGAGCACGGGAGACGCCATGAGTAAGGCGTCCACAGAACTCGCCGACAAGCTGCGCACGGCCAAGAGGGTCTACGCGAGCGCGGACGAGCAGGCGGGTAAGAACATCGACAAGCAAGTGCTTGATTCTTGA
- a CDS encoding WhiB family transcriptional regulator, with amino-acid sequence MTATPLFNIPLGACTQDPDRWTIAPDAEAIAACRACPRRWMCARDAVESPGAEGLWAGVVIPEGGRPRAFALRQLRSLAERNGYPVRETAKSA; translated from the coding sequence ATGACCGCAACACCTTTGTTCAACATCCCCCTCGGCGCCTGCACGCAGGACCCCGACCGGTGGACGATTGCTCCCGACGCCGAGGCCATCGCCGCGTGCCGGGCGTGCCCCCGTCGCTGGATGTGCGCGCGCGACGCCGTCGAGTCGCCCGGCGCGGAAGGCTTGTGGGCCGGAGTGGTGATCCCCGAAGGTGGCCGCCCGCGCGCATTCGCGTTGCGCCAGTTGCGATCCCTGGCCGAGCGCAACGGCTACCCCGTGCGCGAGACCGCGAAGTCGGCCTAG
- a CDS encoding nitroreductase family deazaflavin-dependent oxidoreductase, which yields MPELRPPRYLKPMNRVMMAVQRLGIPTGPAMVLTVRGRKSGRLRSTPMTPFEFEGGLYVVAGYPGADWAANARAAGAGTLSRGRRSREVRIVELSAGEARPVLREFPAKVPVGVSFAKRSGLVRDGTADEFEALAGRLAVFRFEPA from the coding sequence ATGCCCGAACTACGTCCGCCGCGCTACCTCAAACCCATGAACAGGGTGATGATGGCGGTCCAGCGGCTCGGGATTCCCACCGGCCCCGCGATGGTGTTGACGGTGCGCGGCCGCAAGTCGGGCCGGCTCCGCAGCACCCCGATGACGCCGTTCGAATTCGAGGGCGGCCTCTATGTCGTCGCGGGCTATCCGGGTGCGGACTGGGCGGCGAATGCCCGCGCGGCGGGTGCCGGCACGCTCAGCCGCGGCCGGCGGTCACGGGAAGTCCGGATCGTCGAGCTCTCCGCCGGCGAAGCCCGGCCGGTGCTGCGGGAATTCCCCGCCAAAGTCCCCGTCGGAGTGTCGTTCGCGAAACGATCGGGGCTGGTGCGGGATGGAACGGCTGACGAATTCGAAGCACTGGCGGGGCGGCTGGCCGTCTTCCGCTTCGAGCCGGCGTAA